From Candidatus Angelobacter sp., the proteins below share one genomic window:
- the tgt gene encoding tRNA guanosine(34) transglycosylase Tgt yields the protein MFELLKADSDSKARLGRLTTTRGVIDTPVFMPVGTQGSVKALDPRELREMGTQIILGNTYHLSIRPGVEIIREAGGLHRFIHWPHPILTDSGGFQVFSLAKIRKVKTHGVEFRSHLDGSLLFLGPKEAMEIQRALGSDIAMVFDDCPSHTSTPREFRGAVERTIRWAKECREQPRAPGQLVFGIVQGGANAALREECAKALVAMEFDGHAIGGVSVGEPEPEMFRAVELTEQFLPRDRPRYAMGLGTPAQLVELVARGVDMFDCVLPTRVARNGTAFTRKGTVSVKAGFNKADFRPIEEGCECFACRHFTRAYLRHLLNVNEILGLRMVSVHNSHLYLELMADIRAHLAAGTFAEFRRDFAADYVPTKKVLLARENSER from the coding sequence ATGTTCGAACTGTTAAAGGCAGATTCCGATTCCAAAGCACGGCTCGGGCGCCTGACCACGACGCGCGGTGTCATTGATACACCGGTCTTCATGCCGGTCGGCACACAGGGCAGCGTCAAGGCGCTTGATCCGCGCGAGCTGCGTGAGATGGGGACGCAGATCATCCTCGGGAACACCTACCATCTTTCCATCCGTCCGGGCGTTGAAATCATCCGCGAGGCCGGCGGATTGCACCGGTTCATTCACTGGCCGCACCCGATCCTGACCGATAGTGGCGGATTCCAGGTGTTCAGCCTCGCCAAAATCCGGAAGGTGAAGACGCACGGTGTCGAGTTCCGTTCCCATCTGGACGGTTCATTGCTGTTTCTTGGTCCCAAAGAGGCGATGGAGATCCAGCGTGCGCTGGGTTCGGACATCGCAATGGTGTTCGACGATTGTCCGTCGCACACCAGCACGCCCCGCGAATTTCGCGGCGCGGTCGAGCGGACGATTCGCTGGGCGAAGGAATGCCGCGAACAGCCACGCGCGCCGGGACAACTCGTGTTCGGCATCGTCCAGGGCGGCGCGAACGCGGCCTTGCGCGAGGAATGCGCGAAGGCGCTGGTCGCGATGGAATTCGACGGCCATGCCATCGGCGGTGTGAGTGTGGGCGAGCCGGAGCCGGAGATGTTCAGGGCGGTGGAACTGACCGAGCAATTTCTTCCGCGAGACCGCCCGCGCTATGCGATGGGGCTGGGCACGCCGGCACAACTGGTCGAGCTGGTGGCGCGCGGGGTGGACATGTTCGATTGCGTGCTGCCGACCCGTGTGGCGCGAAACGGAACGGCTTTCACGAGGAAGGGCACCGTGAGCGTGAAGGCGGGTTTCAACAAGGCGGACTTCCGGCCCATCGAAGAGGGCTGCGAATGTTTTGCCTGCCGCCATTTCACCCGGGCCTACCTGCGCCATCTGCTCAATGTGAACGAAATCCTCGGTCTGCGCATGGTCAGCGTGCACAACAGTCATCTCTATTTGGAATTGATGGCCGACATCCGCGCGCATCTGGCGGCGGGGACGTTCGCGGAGTTCCGCCGCGATTTCGCGGCGGATTACGTTCCGACAAAGAAGGTGCTTCTGGCCCGGGAGAATTCGGAAAGATAA
- the yajC gene encoding preprotein translocase subunit YajC yields the protein MTFFALNTLLADAAPAAAPQAPGVEQLVKGPLPLMVIMFAALYIIMIRPQQKKAKEHAQLLKTLKPRDKVVTSGGVMGVVVSVQEKSVTIRSADTKLEVLKSAVSEITERAAGEG from the coding sequence ATGACCTTTTTCGCCTTGAACACCCTGCTGGCGGACGCGGCACCGGCTGCCGCGCCGCAGGCGCCGGGCGTGGAGCAACTCGTCAAGGGCCCGCTGCCCCTGATGGTCATCATGTTCGCTGCTCTCTACATCATCATGATCCGGCCGCAGCAAAAGAAGGCAAAGGAACACGCGCAGTTGCTCAAGACGCTCAAGCCGCGGGACAAGGTCGTCACCAGCGGCGGCGTGATGGGCGTTGTCGTCAGCGTCCAGGAGAAATCGGTCACCATCCGCTCGGCCGACACGAAACTGGAGGTGCTCAAGAGCGCCGTTTCGGAAATCACTGAACGGGCCGCGGGCGAGGGGTAA
- the secD gene encoding protein translocase subunit SecD yields the protein MKRNNFWKWAFVVFIVAWALWEINPPTNGDLVEEFKNRAVNTDTNFTAILDRVRQLQQQAPGRAFANLQEAVGTNSITRYFPFVNAATEDDPTLAILHRLQRDAAGKVKLGLDLQGGSSFLVEMDTNQMAQAEQKSRALSQAVEVLRKRVDQFGVAEPLIQPEGDNRILIQLPGLSEQDKDSVRKKIQRTAFLEFRLVHPQSHELISQGLGAIGYTNMVYRSRPKNGQVQVTHYLIKKTPERGLTGKYVKNARPIMDPGTGQPEIEFTLNDEGAALFADVTKDNVGRYLAIILDGEVKSAPVIKGQIPGGRGVIEGDFTVEEAYDLASVLMNPLEAPVRIVEERSVDPSLGRDSIRSGIKASIIGTIFVSVFMLVYYMFAGLVANVALITNIVITMGVMCSLSTTLTLPGIAGMVLTIGMAVDANVLIYERIREELAKGKSMRGALAAGYDRAFGTIFDSHVTTLISSVILIFMGTGSVKGFGFTLTFGVASSLFTALIVTRIIFDWVLERGWLKSLRMLHLIRSVKLDFMKLAKPAFILSWTIILIGLGYGVSRGSKLFGVDFVGGDTTTFGFQQKVEVEKVRDALTRVGEKESLIQYQGGVGGGAETLRVTTSKDSAKKIQEELTKEFPQAKFEVKGQESVGPTVGKEIQQSAVIASLLSLFGILVYVAFRYEFSFAVGAVVAVIHDVLMTIGCYCMANGVSGREFNATVVAAVLTIIGFSINDTIVIFDRIREDLKLGVRGSFKDLINQALNQTLSRTIITSGTVFLATIALYIFGGGVINDFAFTFLVGIITGTYSSIYIASALVLWWHKGHRPKGATPQLAMENSATTGVTRPARAV from the coding sequence ATGAAGCGCAATAATTTCTGGAAGTGGGCGTTCGTCGTCTTCATCGTGGCCTGGGCGTTGTGGGAGATCAACCCGCCGACCAACGGCGATCTCGTCGAGGAATTCAAGAACCGCGCAGTCAACACCGACACCAATTTCACGGCGATACTGGACCGGGTCCGGCAACTGCAACAACAGGCGCCGGGACGCGCATTCGCGAACCTGCAGGAGGCCGTCGGGACGAACAGCATCACGCGATACTTTCCGTTTGTGAACGCGGCGACGGAGGACGACCCCACGCTGGCCATCCTGCACCGTTTGCAACGCGACGCCGCGGGCAAGGTCAAACTCGGTCTCGATCTTCAGGGAGGCTCTTCGTTTCTCGTGGAGATGGACACGAACCAGATGGCCCAAGCCGAGCAAAAGAGCCGGGCGCTTTCACAGGCGGTCGAGGTGCTTCGCAAGCGGGTGGACCAGTTTGGAGTGGCCGAACCGCTCATCCAGCCCGAGGGCGACAATCGCATCCTGATCCAGTTGCCCGGCCTGTCCGAACAGGACAAGGACAGCGTCAGAAAGAAGATACAACGCACCGCGTTTTTGGAATTTCGTCTGGTGCATCCTCAGAGCCACGAACTGATCAGCCAGGGTTTGGGGGCCATTGGTTACACGAACATGGTCTATCGTTCCCGGCCGAAAAACGGGCAGGTACAGGTCACGCATTACCTGATCAAGAAAACTCCCGAACGGGGTCTGACCGGGAAATACGTCAAAAACGCACGGCCCATCATGGATCCGGGGACGGGTCAGCCCGAAATCGAATTTACGTTGAACGACGAAGGAGCGGCCCTGTTTGCCGACGTGACCAAGGACAATGTGGGCAGATATCTGGCCATCATTTTGGATGGCGAAGTGAAATCAGCACCGGTCATCAAAGGACAGATCCCGGGCGGCAGAGGTGTTATTGAGGGGGATTTTACCGTGGAAGAAGCGTACGACCTGGCCAGCGTGCTGATGAATCCGCTCGAAGCGCCGGTCAGGATCGTCGAGGAACGGAGTGTGGATCCTTCGCTGGGCAGGGACTCGATTCGGAGCGGCATCAAGGCGTCGATCATCGGCACGATTTTCGTTTCTGTCTTCATGCTCGTCTATTACATGTTCGCCGGCCTGGTCGCGAATGTCGCCCTGATCACGAACATCGTCATCACGATGGGTGTCATGTGTTCGCTGAGCACAACGCTGACACTGCCGGGCATCGCCGGCATGGTGCTGACCATCGGCATGGCCGTGGATGCCAACGTGCTGATCTATGAGCGCATCCGCGAGGAACTGGCCAAGGGGAAGTCCATGCGCGGCGCACTGGCGGCGGGATACGACCGCGCGTTCGGCACGATTTTCGATTCGCATGTGACCACGCTGATTTCCTCGGTGATTTTGATTTTCATGGGCACCGGGTCGGTCAAGGGTTTCGGCTTCACCCTCACCTTCGGCGTGGCCTCAAGCCTCTTTACGGCGCTGATTGTGACCCGGATTATTTTTGACTGGGTGCTCGAGCGCGGCTGGCTCAAATCGCTGCGCATGCTGCACCTCATCCGGAGCGTGAAACTCGACTTCATGAAACTGGCCAAACCGGCGTTCATCCTGTCGTGGACGATCATCCTGATCGGTCTGGGTTACGGCGTGTCGCGCGGCTCGAAACTGTTCGGGGTGGATTTTGTCGGCGGTGACACGACGACGTTCGGTTTTCAGCAAAAAGTGGAGGTCGAGAAGGTGCGGGATGCACTGACCAGGGTGGGCGAAAAGGAATCCCTGATCCAGTATCAGGGCGGGGTCGGCGGCGGCGCGGAGACTTTGCGTGTGACCACCTCGAAAGATTCGGCAAAAAAGATCCAGGAGGAGCTGACGAAGGAGTTCCCGCAGGCGAAATTCGAGGTGAAGGGCCAGGAAAGCGTCGGGCCGACCGTCGGGAAGGAGATTCAACAATCAGCGGTCATCGCCTCGCTGCTGTCCCTGTTTGGCATTCTGGTTTACGTGGCTTTCCGCTACGAGTTCTCCTTTGCCGTCGGCGCCGTGGTGGCGGTCATTCACGACGTGTTGATGACCATTGGATGCTACTGCATGGCCAACGGCGTCTCCGGACGCGAATTCAACGCGACCGTGGTGGCGGCGGTCCTGACCATCATCGGCTTTTCCATCAACGACACCATCGTCATCTTCGACCGCATCCGCGAGGATTTGAAGCTGGGCGTGCGGGGTTCGTTCAAGGACCTCATCAATCAGGCACTCAACCAGACCCTGAGCCGCACCATCATCACCTCGGGCACGGTATTTCTGGCGACCATAGCCCTCTACATCTTCGGCGGCGGGGTCATCAACGACTTCGCATTCACGTTTCTCGTCGGCATCATCACCGGCACGTATTCGAGCATCTACATCGCCAGCGCGCTCGTGTTGTGGTGGCACAAGGGCCATCGTCCCAAGGGGGCCACCCCGCAGTTGGCGATGGAAAACTCCGCGACGACCGGCGTGACGCGGCCCGCCCGGGCGGTCTGA
- a CDS encoding TerC family protein, with protein sequence MFGQIEITPLHWAGFIAIVLVFLALDLGVFHRRAHVVKFREALLWTTVWCVLSLVFCGALAKLRNRQESLEFITGYIIELSLSMDNVFVIAVLFAYFRVPLEYQHRVLFWGILGALVMRGAMIGLGAALIDRFDWMLYVLGAVLVFTGVRMILVGDRPPDPEKNIVIRAARRLFPVTAEFNGQKFFASLNGRTALTPLALVLLMVETTDLLFAVDSIPAIFAVTKKPFIVFTSNVFAILGLRSLYFVLAGAIGYFRFLKVGLSLVLCFIGTKMLLGAWDVDISITVSLAVVASIILTSVVFSVLAARREQSTGDKAGRDPEADSP encoded by the coding sequence ATGTTCGGCCAGATTGAAATCACCCCGCTTCACTGGGCTGGTTTCATCGCCATCGTCCTCGTTTTTCTGGCGCTCGATCTCGGTGTTTTTCATCGGCGCGCGCACGTCGTGAAATTCAGGGAGGCGCTGCTGTGGACCACCGTTTGGTGCGTCTTGTCGCTCGTGTTTTGCGGCGCGCTGGCGAAACTCCGGAACCGGCAGGAATCGCTTGAGTTTATCACCGGCTACATCATCGAGCTGTCGCTGTCGATGGACAATGTGTTCGTCATCGCGGTCCTCTTCGCCTATTTCCGCGTGCCGCTCGAATACCAGCACCGGGTATTGTTCTGGGGAATCCTCGGGGCGCTGGTCATGCGGGGCGCGATGATCGGGCTGGGCGCGGCGCTGATTGACCGCTTTGACTGGATGCTTTATGTGCTGGGCGCGGTCCTCGTGTTCACCGGTGTCCGCATGATCCTCGTGGGCGACAGGCCGCCCGATCCGGAAAAAAACATCGTCATCCGCGCCGCGCGCAGGCTTTTTCCGGTGACCGCGGAATTCAACGGGCAGAAGTTTTTCGCGTCCCTCAACGGGCGGACCGCGCTGACGCCTCTGGCGCTCGTGCTGCTGATGGTGGAAACGACCGACCTGCTTTTCGCCGTGGACTCCATCCCGGCGATTTTCGCCGTGACCAAAAAGCCGTTCATCGTTTTTACGTCGAACGTTTTTGCCATTCTCGGCCTGCGCTCGCTCTATTTCGTGCTGGCCGGGGCGATCGGTTATTTTCGCTTCCTCAAGGTCGGTCTGTCGCTCGTGCTGTGTTTCATCGGCACCAAGATGTTGCTCGGCGCCTGGGACGTTGACATCTCCATCACGGTCTCTCTCGCTGTCGTGGCCTCGATCATCCTGACCTCGGTCGTTTTCTCGGTCCTCGCGGCGCGCCGGGAGCAGTCCACCGGGGACAAGGCGGGACGTGATCCTGAAGCGGATTCGCCGTGA
- the recJ gene encoding single-stranded-DNA-specific exonuclease RecJ, whose translation MKYRWSIAPSQPLMAGPLAGELKISPMLAQCLVNRGVTQPDRAADFLQPRLNQLSDPFLLPNMAAAVDRLFLARGRDEPLVIFGDYDVDGVTSTALLTEVLGALGWRVSHYLPHRLEEGYGLSQDGVENCLLKHPVKLVLAVDCGSTAVSTVDWLRQRGVDVIVLDHHQVSSPPPAASALVNPQLAVAAGSPFNGLCSVGLAFKLAHAIVKRGRETGLSGAAEYDVRPLLDLVALGTVADLVPLSGENRILVAIGLQRLNATQRPGLVALKTVAQTPALIGIYEVSFQLGPRLNAAGRLETAAAALDLLLARSLAEAEPLARELDAQNRERQQIERGIAGEVIGAVRAKFNPETDYVVVEGKLLWHIGVVGIVASRVLREFYRPTIILGGEGNEWRGSGRSIEGFDLAAALRECDDLLLRHGGHAMAAGLSVRPQNLDALRERLNNLARRTLTREQLQPLLRLDAEVRLVDLTLERLKELRRLEPIGQGNPPVQFVVRDVTLQRPSQRMGREKQHAKLWITDGHAVREVVCWNHDEAALPSGIFDLAFARQINEYSGVRSAQLKLLDWRSVH comes from the coding sequence ATGAAATATCGCTGGTCCATCGCGCCGTCACAGCCGCTCATGGCGGGGCCGCTGGCGGGCGAACTCAAGATTTCGCCCATGCTGGCCCAATGCCTCGTCAATCGGGGCGTGACCCAACCGGACCGCGCCGCGGATTTCCTCCAGCCCCGGTTGAACCAGTTGAGCGACCCGTTTCTGTTGCCGAACATGGCGGCGGCAGTTGACCGGCTGTTTCTGGCGCGAGGCCGGGACGAGCCGCTGGTCATTTTCGGTGATTACGACGTTGATGGGGTGACCTCAACCGCGTTGCTGACGGAGGTGTTGGGCGCGCTCGGCTGGCGGGTCAGCCATTACCTGCCGCACCGTCTCGAGGAAGGCTACGGACTGAGCCAGGACGGCGTGGAGAACTGCCTGCTCAAACATCCCGTCAAACTTGTGCTGGCGGTGGATTGCGGATCGACCGCGGTGTCCACGGTTGACTGGCTTCGTCAGCGCGGGGTGGATGTCATCGTGCTGGATCATCACCAGGTGTCGAGTCCGCCGCCCGCGGCGTCGGCGCTCGTAAATCCCCAACTCGCGGTCGCGGCCGGATCGCCGTTCAACGGGCTTTGCTCTGTCGGACTTGCGTTCAAGCTGGCCCACGCGATTGTGAAACGCGGGCGCGAAACGGGTTTGTCTGGCGCCGCGGAATATGATGTGCGCCCGTTGCTCGACCTGGTGGCGCTGGGGACGGTCGCCGACCTCGTCCCGCTGTCCGGTGAAAACCGCATTCTCGTCGCAATCGGGCTTCAACGTCTGAACGCGACGCAACGGCCGGGGTTGGTTGCGTTGAAAACGGTCGCTCAAACCCCGGCGCTCATCGGTATTTATGAAGTCAGTTTCCAGCTCGGCCCGCGACTCAACGCGGCAGGCCGGCTGGAGACAGCGGCGGCCGCCCTGGATCTCCTGCTTGCGCGCAGCCTGGCGGAAGCCGAACCGCTGGCCCGCGAGTTGGACGCGCAAAATCGCGAGCGGCAGCAAATCGAACGCGGCATCGCCGGAGAGGTCATCGGCGCGGTTCGCGCGAAATTCAATCCGGAGACGGATTATGTCGTGGTCGAAGGAAAACTGCTCTGGCACATCGGCGTGGTCGGCATCGTGGCGTCGCGGGTTCTGCGCGAGTTCTACCGGCCGACAATCATCCTGGGCGGCGAGGGGAACGAATGGCGGGGATCGGGACGGAGCATCGAGGGATTCGATCTCGCGGCGGCGTTGCGCGAATGCGATGACCTGCTGCTGCGGCACGGCGGTCACGCAATGGCGGCGGGCCTTTCTGTCCGTCCTCAGAATCTCGATGCGCTGCGTGAGCGGCTTAACAATCTGGCCCGGCGGACGCTGACGCGCGAACAACTTCAGCCGCTGCTTCGACTGGACGCCGAGGTCCGTCTGGTTGATTTGACACTCGAACGGTTGAAGGAATTGCGGCGTCTGGAACCGATCGGGCAGGGGAACCCGCCGGTGCAATTCGTCGTGCGCGATGTCACGCTCCAGCGTCCTTCACAGCGGATGGGTCGCGAGAAACAGCACGCGAAACTTTGGATCACCGACGGACACGCCGTCCGCGAGGTGGTTTGCTGGAACCATGATGAGGCGGCGCTCCCGTCCGGCATTTTTGATCTGGCCTTCGCTCGGCAAATCAACGAATACAGCGGCGTGCGCTCGGCGCAATTGAAATTATTGGATTGGCGATCGGTTCATTAG
- the ispD gene encoding 2-C-methyl-D-erythritol 4-phosphate cytidylyltransferase — MTSAVIVAAGKGTRMGPDVDKLFLEMAGRPVVAHTWQRFDKAACVDEIILVVRDTMQPAFAELAKRFRFQKPHRVVVGGKERQDSVWNGLQSLDPAAEIVAIQDGARPCTSEKVIGDTVRAAREIGAAVAAQRVTDTIKESDGDSLIARTVDRSKLWAVQTPQAFRVEVIRRALSAVRQKGLLVTDDTAACELIGQAVKLVECVAPNPKVTVAADLPYIERVLLGVKSSA, encoded by the coding sequence ATGACTTCTGCCGTCATCGTTGCCGCCGGCAAGGGCACCCGCATGGGGCCGGATGTGGACAAGCTCTTTCTGGAGATGGCAGGGCGCCCGGTCGTGGCCCACACGTGGCAGCGGTTCGACAAGGCGGCGTGCGTTGACGAAATCATTCTGGTCGTGCGCGACACGATGCAACCGGCCTTCGCCGAGCTGGCGAAAAGATTTCGCTTTCAAAAACCGCACCGCGTGGTCGTCGGCGGAAAAGAAAGGCAGGATTCGGTCTGGAACGGATTACAGAGTCTGGACCCGGCGGCGGAAATCGTGGCGATCCAGGACGGCGCGCGTCCATGCACTTCGGAAAAGGTGATCGGTGACACCGTTCGGGCCGCGCGCGAAATCGGCGCCGCGGTTGCGGCGCAGCGGGTCACGGACACGATCAAGGAATCCGACGGCGACTCACTGATAGCCCGGACCGTGGATCGCTCGAAGCTTTGGGCAGTGCAAACACCGCAGGCGTTTCGCGTCGAGGTCATCCGCCGTGCATTGAGCGCGGTGCGGCAGAAAGGATTGCTGGTGACCGACGATACCGCCGCGTGTGAACTGATCGGGCAGGCGGTCAAGCTGGTCGAATGCGTGGCGCCCAATCCGAAGGTGACCGTGGCGGCTGATTTGCCATATATCGAACGGGTTTTGCTCGGTGTGAAGTCGTCCGCGTGA
- a CDS encoding S41 family peptidase: MKKRILYGLLLTALTLNLLLGARIYFSYAQAGEKDDVYQNIELFTRVLERVRKDYVDGDKVTYKDLIYAAMKGMLNSLDPHSEFMDASKYNELKDDTEGLFGGVGIVIGVRDSFLTVISPMEDTPAFKAGILTGDRIIKIEGKSAEKLTLPDAVKRLRGAPGTEVNITVLRPSSGQAKDYKLTRAEIKLDTVKDINGKREFPLGENKIGYIRLTQFGEQTSSELDDALKKLDRQGMQALVLDLRNNPGGLLDQAAKVCEKFLPKNQLIVSTEGRHAEERSEYRSSGRGAHPTLPLVILVNNGSASASEIVAGCLQDTTATGASRAIILGEQTFGKGSVQKILPLQDGSALRLTTAKYYTPSHKVIHEKGITPDIVVPMSVEDEEALFLRRSPGAVETLPDDKREEILAIHDVQLERALEVLKGVTIYAQRSVGEKVAVRKSEKVAAAK; the protein is encoded by the coding sequence ATGAAGAAACGCATCTTATATGGTCTCCTGCTCACCGCCCTCACTTTGAACCTGCTGCTGGGCGCGCGCATTTATTTCAGCTATGCGCAGGCCGGCGAAAAGGACGACGTTTATCAGAACATCGAGCTTTTCACGCGCGTGCTCGAACGCGTGCGCAAGGATTATGTGGACGGCGACAAGGTGACGTACAAGGACCTGATCTACGCCGCGATGAAGGGAATGCTCAATTCGCTGGATCCTCACAGCGAGTTCATGGACGCGTCAAAATACAATGAACTGAAGGACGACACGGAGGGCCTGTTCGGCGGCGTGGGCATCGTCATCGGCGTGCGCGACAGCTTTCTGACGGTTATTTCACCGATGGAGGACACACCGGCGTTCAAGGCGGGCATTCTGACCGGCGACCGCATCATCAAGATCGAGGGAAAAAGCGCGGAGAAACTCACCCTGCCGGACGCGGTGAAACGGTTGCGCGGCGCGCCGGGCACCGAAGTGAACATCACCGTGCTGCGTCCGTCCTCCGGTCAGGCGAAGGATTACAAGCTGACCCGCGCGGAAATCAAACTGGACACCGTCAAGGACATCAACGGGAAGCGTGAATTTCCCCTGGGCGAAAATAAAATCGGTTACATCCGGCTCACCCAGTTCGGCGAGCAGACGAGTTCGGAACTTGACGATGCGTTGAAGAAGCTGGACAGGCAGGGGATGCAGGCGCTGGTGCTGGACTTGCGGAACAACCCGGGCGGGTTGCTGGACCAGGCGGCCAAGGTTTGCGAGAAATTTCTCCCAAAGAACCAGTTGATCGTTTCCACGGAAGGGCGGCACGCGGAAGAGCGGAGCGAGTATCGCTCTTCGGGGCGGGGCGCGCATCCGACGCTGCCGCTGGTCATCCTCGTGAACAACGGGAGCGCCAGCGCCTCGGAAATCGTGGCCGGTTGCCTGCAGGACACGACCGCAACCGGCGCTTCACGCGCCATCATTCTCGGTGAACAAACCTTCGGGAAGGGTTCTGTGCAGAAGATCCTGCCGTTGCAGGACGGGTCCGCCTTGCGCCTGACCACGGCAAAGTATTACACGCCCAGCCACAAAGTGATCCACGAAAAGGGCATCACGCCGGATATTGTCGTGCCAATGAGCGTAGAGGACGAGGAGGCGCTCTTCCTCCGCCGCAGTCCCGGCGCGGTCGAGACGCTTCCGGATGACAAACGCGAAGAGATCCTGGCGATCCACGATGTCCAGCTGGAGCGCGCCCTCGAGGTGCTCAAAGGCGTCACAATCTACGCCCAGCGCTCCGTCGGCGAGAAAGTCGCGGTCCGGAAAAGCGAAAAAGTTGCCGCGGCGAAATAA
- the tsaD gene encoding tRNA (adenosine(37)-N6)-threonylcarbamoyltransferase complex transferase subunit TsaD, with product MTLLALETSCDETSAAVVRAGRVLANVVSSQIKLHAEYGGVVPELATREHLRNLMPAADAALNEAGVAPAELDAVAATKGPGLPSALMVGSKAAQAMAFVLRKPFVGIHHHEAHLYSPWISGDPLTADFDSIQPNVSLIVSGGHTMLVHVQAGLEHQLLGSTVDDAAGECFDKVAKLIGLPYPGGPALEKLAEGANASAFELPRPMLRDANDDFSFSGLKTSVRYLLRDHPEILEDRRRLRALAASAQAAIVDVLVAKTVRAAKRLGVGCVTASGGVTCNRMLREALAAACKKNALRLRLAEKSLCTDNAAMIGILAERKLMLRRPSTDPDADIIPNWPLDRVA from the coding sequence ATGACCCTTCTTGCCCTCGAAACTTCCTGCGACGAAACCAGTGCGGCCGTCGTCCGGGCGGGACGGGTGCTCGCCAATGTCGTCTCTTCACAGATCAAACTCCATGCCGAATACGGCGGCGTTGTGCCGGAACTGGCGACGCGCGAACATTTGCGCAATCTCATGCCGGCGGCGGACGCCGCGCTGAACGAGGCCGGCGTGGCGCCGGCTGAACTCGACGCGGTGGCGGCGACGAAAGGACCCGGTTTGCCGAGCGCGCTGATGGTCGGATCGAAGGCCGCGCAGGCGATGGCTTTCGTTTTGCGCAAGCCGTTTGTCGGAATTCACCATCATGAAGCGCACCTTTATTCGCCGTGGATTTCAGGTGATCCGCTGACGGCGGACTTCGACTCAATTCAACCCAACGTCTCGCTCATCGTCAGCGGCGGACACACGATGCTTGTCCACGTTCAGGCCGGGTTGGAACATCAGTTGCTCGGCTCGACGGTTGACGATGCCGCAGGAGAATGTTTCGACAAAGTGGCGAAACTCATCGGCCTGCCATATCCCGGAGGGCCGGCGCTGGAGAAACTCGCGGAAGGCGCGAATGCATCGGCTTTCGAACTGCCCCGCCCGATGCTGCGCGACGCGAATGATGATTTCAGTTTCAGCGGCTTGAAAACATCCGTCCGTTATCTTCTGCGCGACCATCCTGAAATCCTGGAGGACCGCCGGCGCTTGCGTGCCCTTGCAGCGAGCGCGCAGGCGGCCATCGTTGACGTGCTGGTGGCCAAGACGGTGCGCGCCGCGAAACGACTGGGCGTGGGTTGCGTCACGGCATCCGGTGGCGTCACATGCAATCGCATGTTGCGCGAGGCGCTTGCCGCCGCGTGCAAGAAGAACGCTTTGCGACTGCGCCTGGCTGAAAAAAGCCTGTGCACCGACAACGCGGCAATGATCGGAATTCTCGCGGAGCGGAAGTTAATGCTTCGTCGTCCCTCGACCGACCCCGATGCCGATATCATTCCGAACTGGCCGCTCGACAGGGTTGCGTAA